A single region of the Salvia splendens isolate huo1 chromosome 18, SspV2, whole genome shotgun sequence genome encodes:
- the LOC121776523 gene encoding pectinesterase-like: protein MGSKVALIAGVAAVLMLAAVIGAAVIFSRNSEEKHESGKPGVTSKAVKLVCSQTDYKETCEKTLAGANTTDPKKLIEAAFDATVGSITEVLKSSALLKMAATDPSTKGAFDVCDEVLENAVDDLRSSIQKVESLDGGKAKAFVADLRTRLAAVGDDQETCIDAFENTTGDTGEKMKELLKTAKEMASNGLAMVTDLTKILGSLQLSKVLGSGGGGSSGARKLMVEEYVGRRIQQVAEMKPTMVVAKDGSGEFKTIAEAIKKLPPKNNETLIVILIKAGVYAETVILPKKVNKVVLLGEGPTKTIITGNLNFAAGVKTYHTATVAVNADDFIAKDLTMENTAGSEGHQAVALRVSGDQAVLFNVNIFGYQDSLYAHKYRQFYRGCTISGTIDFVFGDSLSIFQDCTFVVRKPGKNQACMVTAQGRIDIRSPGGFVLQKSRISAEPELISSTPPVKVYLGRPWKEMSRTIIMNSDIGVFVDPTGWSVWAGTFALDTCYYAEFENVGPGSGTAVRVTWKGIKKITPQIAESWTGGVAYGDDSWIKAAGVPYVPTMMKV, encoded by the exons ATGGGGTCAAAAGTAGCCTTGATTGCGGGCGTAGCCGCCGTGCTGATGCTGGCTGCGGTGATCGGGGCGGCGGTGATCTTCTCAAGGAACAGTGAAGAAAAGCACGAGTCGGGGAAGCCCGGCGTGACGTCGAAAGCGGTGAAGCTGGTGTGCTCCCAGACGGACTACAAGGAGACATGCGAGAAGACGCTCGCGGGCGCCAACACCACCGACCCGAAGAAGCTAATCGAGGCGGCGTTCGACGCCACGGTGGGCAGTATCACGGAGGTGTTGAAGAGCTCCGCCCTGCTGAAGATGGCCGCCACCGACCCGTCCACCAAGGGGGCCTTCGACGTCTGCGACGAGGTCCTAGAGAACGCGGTCGACGACCTAAGGAGCTCGATCCAGAAGGTCGAATCCCTGGACGGAGGCAAGGCGAAGGCCTTCGTGGCCGACCTCCGGACGCGGCTGGCCGCCGTCGGGGACGATCAGGAGACGTGCATCGACGCGTTCGAGAACACCACCGGAGACACGGGCGAGAAGATGAAGGAATTGCTCAAAACCGCCAAGGAGATGGCGAGCAATGGCCTGGCGATGGTGACCGACCTAACCAAGATCCTCGGATCGCTCCAGCTCTCGAAGGTGCTTGGCAGCGGCGGGGGCGGCTCGAGCGGGGCGCGGAAGCTGATGGTGGAGGAATACGTTGGGAGGAGGATTCAGCAGGTGGCGGAGATGAAGCCGACGATGGTGGTGGCCAAAGACGGGAGCGGGGAGTTTAAGACCATCGCGGAAGCTATAAAAAAGCTGCCACCGAAGAATAATGAGACGTTGATTGTGATATTGATTAAGGCGGGCGTGTATGCGGAGACGGTCATCCTCCCCAAGAAGGTTAATAAGGTCGTCTTGCTCGGAGAGGGCCCCACCAAGACTATTATCACCGGAAATTTGAATTTTGCCGCAGGTGTTAAGACCTACCACACCGCCACCGTTG CGGTGAACGCTGATGATTTCATTGCCAAGGACCTAACGATGGAGAACACCGCCGGGTCAGAAGGACACCAAGCAGTGGCCCTACGCGTCTCAGGGGACCAGGCAGTGCTCTTCAACGTGAACATATTCGGGTACCAAGATAGCCTCTACGCCCACAAATACCGCCAGTTCTACCGCGGGTGCACCATCTCTGGCACCATCGACTTCGTCTTTGGTGATTCCCTCTCCATCTTCCAAGACTGCACCTTCGTGGTGCGAAAGCCAGGGAAGAACCAGGCTTGCATGGTGACCGCCCAGGGCCGCATTGACATCCGCAGCCCAGGCGGGTTCGTCCTCCAAAAGAGTCGTATCTCGGCCGAGCCGGAGCTCATCTCTAGCACGCCTCCTGTGAAGGTGTACCTCGGCCGACCATGGAAGGAGATGTCGAGGACAATCATCATGAACTCCGATATCGGGGTCTTCGTCGACCCTACCGGCTGGTCGGTATGGGCTGGGACCTTCGCCCTCGATACTTGCTACTACGCGGAGTTCGAGAATGTGGGACCCGGTTCGGGTACCGCGGTTCGGGTCACGTGGAAAGGTATCAAGAAGATCACACCACAAATTGCGGAGAGCTGGACCGGGGGAGTTGCCTACGGCGATGACTCTTGGATAAAGGCGGCGGGAGTCCCTTATGTACCTACCATGATGAAAGTTTAG